One stretch of Armatimonadota bacterium DNA includes these proteins:
- a CDS encoding phytanoyl-CoA dioxygenase family protein, whose amino-acid sequence MNPTAIPDLLADFHRDGFLVLPGLLPPDQAGELREGVRRAFEVPCDVEAAYGADLCKIWRPRMFEHGAPFEALVDNPAVIDLVEAILGSDCHLIANSALRTGPGDGISTWHADEEVRFPRPEGVPLDDRIPIPCMVLNFNYYLCDVDEELGPTQLVPGSHRSGRQPTSADFGADGMPAYNGRSAVSAIGSAGTAVMWNDQTWHRGATNRSANRIRWVQQAPYGRRCISQRYYPFINYRLPPEILERANPRRKRLLGLHGAGAYG is encoded by the coding sequence TTGAACCCAACGGCGATACCGGACCTGCTGGCGGACTTTCATCGAGACGGCTTTCTCGTCCTGCCGGGCCTTCTGCCGCCGGATCAGGCGGGTGAACTGCGTGAAGGCGTACGGCGGGCGTTCGAAGTTCCGTGCGATGTGGAAGCGGCGTACGGCGCCGACCTCTGCAAGATATGGCGACCGCGTATGTTTGAGCATGGCGCTCCATTCGAGGCGCTGGTAGATAACCCGGCGGTCATCGATCTGGTTGAAGCTATCCTGGGTTCCGACTGCCACCTGATCGCCAACAGCGCGCTTCGCACCGGGCCCGGCGACGGTATCTCCACTTGGCACGCGGATGAGGAAGTTCGGTTCCCGCGGCCCGAGGGCGTGCCGCTGGATGATCGGATTCCGATTCCGTGCATGGTGCTGAACTTCAACTACTACCTGTGTGATGTGGATGAAGAGCTCGGCCCAACACAACTGGTACCGGGGAGCCACCGGAGCGGACGCCAGCCTACGTCCGCCGACTTTGGCGCCGACGGCATGCCGGCCTACAACGGCCGGAGCGCGGTCAGCGCCATAGGCTCTGCTGGAACAGCCGTGATGTGGAACGACCAGACCTGGCACCGCGGCGCTACCAACCGCAGCGCAAACCGCATTCGGTGGGTTCAGCAAGCCCCATATGGCCGGCGGTGCATCTCGCAGCGCTACTATCCGTTCATCAACTACCGGTTACCG